The Flavobacterium psychrophilum genome includes a region encoding these proteins:
- a CDS encoding acyl-CoA dehydrogenase — MDFKLTEEHLMIQQAARDFAQNELLPGVIERDEKQIFPTEQIKKMGELGFLGMMVDPQYGGSGLDTISYVLAMEEISKIDASASVVMSVNNSLVCWGLQTFGSEEQKQKYLTRLATGEIIGAFCLSEPEAGSDATSQRTTAIDKGDHYLVNGTKNWITNGSTADVYLVIAQTDADKKHKGINALILEKGMPGFEIGAKEQKLGIRGSDTHSLMFTDVKVPKENRIGEDGFGFKFAMKTLAGGRIGIASQALGIASGAYELALKYSKERKAFGTEICNHQAIAFKLADMAVSIEAARHLCLKAAWDKDQHNNYDISGAMAKLYASQVAMDTTIEAVQIHGGNGYVKEYHVERLMRDAKITQIYEGTSEIQKIVISRSIIAQ, encoded by the coding sequence ATGGATTTTAAACTTACTGAAGAGCACCTGATGATTCAGCAAGCAGCTCGTGACTTTGCACAAAACGAACTGCTTCCGGGTGTTATAGAAAGAGACGAAAAACAGATTTTCCCGACTGAGCAAATTAAAAAAATGGGAGAACTTGGGTTTCTCGGCATGATGGTAGACCCTCAATATGGAGGCAGTGGACTGGACACAATTTCTTATGTCCTGGCAATGGAAGAAATCTCTAAAATTGATGCTTCTGCTTCAGTGGTTATGTCTGTAAACAACTCACTTGTTTGCTGGGGGCTTCAGACATTTGGTTCCGAAGAACAAAAACAAAAATACCTTACCCGACTTGCAACAGGTGAAATAATTGGTGCTTTCTGCCTTTCTGAACCGGAAGCAGGAAGTGATGCTACTTCGCAAAGAACAACAGCTATAGATAAAGGTGACCATTACCTTGTAAACGGAACAAAAAACTGGATTACCAACGGCAGCACTGCCGATGTGTATCTTGTAATAGCACAAACTGATGCCGATAAAAAACATAAAGGAATTAATGCGCTTATCTTAGAAAAAGGCATGCCTGGTTTTGAAATAGGTGCAAAAGAACAAAAATTGGGTATCCGCGGATCTGACACACATTCACTTATGTTTACAGATGTTAAGGTCCCTAAAGAAAACAGGATAGGTGAAGACGGATTTGGTTTCAAATTCGCAATGAAAACACTTGCCGGTGGGAGAATTGGTATTGCATCTCAGGCTTTAGGAATTGCATCGGGAGCCTACGAACTAGCACTTAAGTACTCTAAGGAACGTAAAGCTTTTGGTACAGAAATATGCAACCACCAAGCTATCGCCTTTAAACTTGCAGATATGGCTGTAAGCATAGAAGCAGCACGTCATCTATGCCTTAAAGCAGCATGGGATAAAGACCAACACAACAATTATGATATCAGTGGCGCAATGGCAAAACTGTATGCTTCCCAGGTAGCAATGGATACAACTATTGAAGCTGTACAAATCCATGGCGGTAACGGATATGTAAAAGAATATCATGTAGAACGACTTATGCGTGATGCTAAAATCACACAGATATATGAAGGAACATCAGAAATACAAAAAATTGTCATTTCCCGTTCTATTATCGCTCAGTAA